One segment of Gemmatimonadota bacterium DNA contains the following:
- a CDS encoding gamma-glutamyl-gamma-aminobutyrate hydrolase family protein, producing the protein MPQRQNRPVIGLTTQTLHSIDGIPAGLPESWVMNQRYFLATTIVGGVPWMVPLLDDDEDTLYEIYRHLDGILIPGGVDMDPATFGEDRHPKLGAVDPARDRVELQLTKWAIEDRKPVLGLCRGIQVINVALGGTLYQDIADQIPQAIKHDYFPTAGFERDHLAHEVTVAPGSRLHGVMERQTFKVNSMHHQAIKALAPDLVPSATSPDGVIEAVESPSDHFLVGVQWHPEVFELTDPHTRHLFHEFISAAKQWRRQWVG; encoded by the coding sequence ATGCCACAGCGCCAGAACCGCCCGGTCATCGGGCTGACCACCCAGACGCTGCACTCCATCGACGGCATCCCCGCCGGGCTGCCGGAGTCCTGGGTGATGAACCAGCGGTACTTCCTGGCCACGACCATCGTGGGCGGGGTGCCGTGGATGGTGCCGCTCCTCGACGACGACGAGGACACCCTCTACGAGATCTACCGCCACCTCGACGGCATCCTGATCCCGGGCGGCGTGGACATGGACCCCGCCACCTTCGGCGAGGACCGCCACCCCAAGCTCGGCGCCGTGGACCCCGCCCGCGACCGGGTGGAGCTGCAGCTCACCAAGTGGGCCATCGAGGACCGCAAGCCGGTCCTCGGCCTCTGCCGCGGCATCCAGGTCATCAACGTGGCCCTCGGCGGCACGCTGTACCAGGACATCGCCGACCAGATCCCCCAGGCCATCAAGCACGACTACTTCCCCACCGCGGGCTTCGAGCGCGATCACCTGGCGCACGAGGTCACGGTGGCCCCGGGGAGCCGGCTGCATGGGGTGATGGAACGGCAGACCTTCAAGGTGAACAGCATGCACCACCAGGCCATCAAGGCCCTGGCGCCCGACCTGGTGCCCTCCGCCACCTCGCCCGACGGGGTGATCGAGGCGGTGGAGTCGCCCTCGGACCACTTCCTGGTGGGGGTGCAGTGGCATCCGGAGGTGTTCGAGCTGACCGACCCGCACACCCGCCACCTGTTCCACGAGTTCATCAGCGCCGCCAAGCAGTGGCGGCGCCAGTGGGTCGGCTGA
- a CDS encoding carboxylate-amine ligase, which translates to MKAPSLTLGVEEEYQIIDPVTRELRSYITEILKEDSVVLGEVKPELHQSMVEVGTKVCHHPAEVRAELVRLRRLVMDLAAKQGLQVIAAGSHPFSSWLEQQITPLDRYIGVKEDLQELAQRLLIFGTHVHIGIEDREFLIDAMNVSRYLLPHVLCLSTSSPFWMGRQTGLKSYRSIVFRDFPRTGIPRSLHSWSEFEGLVNTMVGTNCIPNASKIWWDVRPSWSYPTLEFRVCDVCTRVDEAVCIAAIFQAIIAKLWKLRRDNLTFRVYPSALIDENKWRAVRYGLDGKLIDFGKSQELPARALIREMIEWFLDDVIDELGTRKEVEYAFKILDGGTSADRQIAAFKQTGDMKSVVDHLVRETAEGVV; encoded by the coding sequence ATGAAAGCCCCCAGCCTCACCCTCGGCGTCGAAGAGGAATACCAGATCATCGACCCGGTGACCCGCGAGCTCCGCTCCTACATCACGGAGATCCTCAAGGAGGATTCCGTGGTCCTGGGCGAGGTGAAGCCCGAGCTGCACCAGTCCATGGTCGAGGTGGGCACCAAGGTCTGCCACCACCCCGCCGAGGTGCGCGCCGAGCTGGTCCGGCTGCGCCGGCTGGTCATGGACCTCGCCGCCAAGCAGGGGCTGCAGGTCATCGCCGCCGGGAGCCACCCCTTCTCCTCGTGGCTGGAGCAGCAGATCACGCCGCTCGACCGCTACATCGGGGTCAAGGAGGACCTGCAGGAGCTGGCCCAGCGCCTGCTGATCTTCGGCACCCACGTGCACATCGGCATCGAGGACCGGGAGTTCCTCATCGACGCGATGAACGTCTCCCGCTACCTGCTCCCCCACGTGCTCTGCCTCTCCACCAGCTCCCCCTTCTGGATGGGCCGCCAGACCGGGCTCAAGAGCTACCGCAGCATCGTCTTCCGGGACTTCCCCCGGACCGGCATCCCCCGGTCGCTGCACAGCTGGTCGGAGTTCGAGGGGCTGGTGAACACCATGGTGGGAACCAACTGCATCCCCAATGCGTCCAAGATCTGGTGGGACGTGCGGCCCAGCTGGAGCTACCCCACCCTCGAGTTCCGGGTGTGCGACGTCTGCACCCGGGTGGACGAGGCGGTCTGCATCGCCGCCATCTTCCAGGCCATCATCGCCAAGCTGTGGAAGCTGCGCCGCGACAACCTGACGTTCCGGGTCTACCCCTCGGCGCTGATCGACGAGAACAAGTGGCGGGCGGTGCGCTACGGGCTGGACGGCAAGCTGATCGACTTCGGCAAGAGCCAGGAGCTGCCGGCCCGCGCCCTGATCCGGGAGATGATCGAGTGGTTCCTCGACGACGTGATCGACGAGCTCGGCACCCGCAAGGAGGTCGAGTACGCCTTCAAGATCCTCGACGGGGGCACCAGCGCCGACCGCCAGATCGCGGCCTTCAAGCAGACCGGGGACATGAAGTCGGTGGTGGACCACCTGGTCCGGGAGACCGCCGAGGGGGTCGTCTGA
- a CDS encoding DUF1925 domain-containing protein, giving the protein MPNPIRFVFAVHLHQPVGNFDSVFEQHLADVYRPFLEKVDERGFLPVVLHLSGPLLEWLERHDPGYLDQLARLAGDGRLELLCGGMYEPILASLPRQDRVEQVGWLREAIARRFGVNPTGLWLTERVWEPDLTADLVDAGVRYALVDDRHFLVGGFERERLHVPFRTEHDGRQLALFPIDERLRYLIPFRPPAETAAHLRELAAAGQPLAVFADDGEKFGGWPGTRKWVYEDGWLDQFLSTLGALVDGGEVHLTTFAEALEAIPSGGLAYLPTASYREMEAWSLPAPGARRLHALERELGEERLAGPDGALLRGAHWRNFLVKYPESNRMHKKMVALSALCRRAGDPPEARRAVGRAQCNDAYWHGVFGGLYLPHLRDAIWAELARAEAILRQGEGVAWELRDIDQDGHEELWIHDATYSAILSPARGGLIEEYTVFAHGINYANTLTRRREAYHEPAPGSARVSHHDADGTPVASALGEQMRHNELPPVDPEARALLRERGLDLEVDQGMFERGDYDPDWSVAGARLAMEVAREGDDGVVVSFRAVEAGVPVFEKRYHFRRGGGIVAEYRWVPAALGPETAFTVEVSYGGPLEITAEPAATVWAYPIVTTAKSEKELERTVQGRAACFGWPTDTTEARLELIPGPR; this is encoded by the coding sequence ATGCCCAACCCCATCCGGTTCGTCTTCGCCGTCCACCTGCACCAGCCGGTGGGCAACTTCGACTCGGTCTTCGAGCAGCACCTGGCCGACGTCTACCGCCCCTTCCTGGAGAAGGTGGACGAGCGCGGCTTCCTCCCGGTGGTGCTGCACCTCTCCGGGCCGCTGCTCGAGTGGCTGGAGCGGCACGACCCGGGCTACCTCGACCAGCTGGCGCGGCTGGCGGGCGACGGGCGCCTGGAACTCCTCTGCGGCGGGATGTACGAGCCGATCCTCGCCAGCCTGCCGCGGCAGGACCGGGTGGAGCAGGTGGGCTGGCTGCGCGAGGCGATCGCCCGGCGCTTCGGGGTGAACCCCACCGGCCTGTGGCTGACCGAACGGGTGTGGGAGCCCGACCTCACCGCCGACCTGGTCGACGCCGGGGTGCGCTACGCCCTGGTGGACGACCGGCACTTCCTGGTCGGCGGGTTCGAGCGGGAGCGGCTCCACGTCCCCTTCCGGACCGAGCACGACGGCCGCCAGCTGGCGCTCTTCCCCATCGACGAGCGGCTCCGCTACCTGATCCCCTTCCGCCCCCCGGCCGAGACCGCCGCGCACCTGCGCGAGCTGGCCGCGGCCGGCCAGCCCCTGGCCGTCTTCGCCGATGACGGCGAGAAGTTCGGCGGCTGGCCCGGCACCCGGAAATGGGTGTACGAGGACGGCTGGCTGGACCAGTTCCTCTCCACCCTGGGCGCGCTGGTGGACGGCGGCGAGGTGCACCTCACCACCTTCGCGGAGGCGCTCGAGGCCATCCCCTCCGGCGGGCTGGCGTACCTCCCCACCGCGTCCTACCGCGAGATGGAGGCGTGGTCCCTGCCGGCCCCAGGCGCCCGCCGGCTGCATGCCCTGGAGCGGGAGCTCGGCGAGGAGCGGCTGGCGGGACCGGACGGCGCGCTCCTCCGGGGGGCGCACTGGCGCAACTTCCTGGTGAAGTACCCCGAGTCCAACCGGATGCACAAGAAGATGGTGGCGCTCTCGGCCCTGTGCCGCCGCGCCGGCGACCCCCCCGAGGCCCGGCGGGCGGTGGGCCGGGCGCAGTGCAACGACGCCTACTGGCACGGCGTCTTCGGCGGGCTCTACCTGCCCCACCTGCGCGACGCGATCTGGGCCGAGCTGGCGCGGGCGGAGGCCATCCTGCGCCAGGGCGAAGGCGTGGCGTGGGAACTCCGCGACATCGACCAGGACGGCCACGAGGAGCTGTGGATCCATGACGCCACCTACTCCGCCATCCTGAGCCCCGCCCGGGGCGGCCTGATCGAGGAGTACACGGTCTTCGCGCACGGGATCAACTACGCCAACACCCTCACCCGGCGGCGCGAGGCGTACCACGAGCCCGCCCCGGGCAGCGCCCGGGTCAGCCACCACGACGCCGATGGCACCCCCGTGGCCAGCGCCCTGGGCGAGCAGATGCGGCACAACGAGCTCCCGCCGGTGGACCCGGAGGCGCGCGCGCTGCTCCGGGAACGGGGCCTCGACCTCGAGGTGGACCAGGGGATGTTCGAGCGGGGGGACTACGACCCCGACTGGAGCGTGGCCGGCGCGCGGCTGGCCATGGAGGTGGCCCGCGAGGGGGACGACGGCGTGGTGGTGAGCTTCCGCGCCGTGGAGGCGGGGGTGCCGGTGTTCGAGAAGCGGTATCACTTCCGGCGCGGCGGCGGGATCGTGGCGGAGTACCGCTGGGTGCCGGCCGCGCTGGGACCGGAGACCGCCTTCACCGTGGAGGTGAGCTACGGCGGGCCGCTCGAGATCACCGCCGAGCCGGCGGCCACCGTCTGGGCCTACCCGATCGTGACCACCGCCAAGTCGGAGAAGGAGCTGGAGCGGACCGTGCAGGGGCGGGCCGCATGCTTCGGGTGGCCCACCGACACCACCGAGGCGCGGCTGGAGCTGATTCCCGGCCCGCGCTAG
- a CDS encoding esterase produces MHHETVSWQSPLLGREMTLQVIGHAGARVLVFPTSMGTHREWPDRRMHLVLQDHIDNGWIQLYCLDQPHHENWGNEECSPGHRAWTHVQYYRYVREEALPFSAWRNPNPFVIATGASLGASHAVTFGLKYPEAVHRILGMSGLYDLTRMTGGYADDNVYQVNPMQFMPHEHDPGRLAAFRRQDIILAIGRTDPMYQNNSDFSGILWQKGIGNALRVWDGHAHDWPYWEQMVRIYLQGHD; encoded by the coding sequence ATGCATCACGAAACCGTGAGCTGGCAGAGTCCCCTGCTGGGGCGCGAGATGACCCTGCAGGTGATCGGCCACGCCGGCGCCCGCGTCCTGGTCTTCCCCACCAGCATGGGCACCCACCGCGAGTGGCCCGACCGCCGGATGCACCTGGTGCTCCAGGACCACATCGACAACGGCTGGATCCAGCTCTACTGCCTGGACCAGCCGCACCACGAGAACTGGGGCAACGAAGAGTGCTCCCCGGGGCACCGGGCCTGGACCCACGTCCAGTACTACCGCTACGTCCGGGAAGAGGCGCTCCCCTTCTCCGCCTGGCGCAACCCCAATCCCTTCGTCATCGCCACCGGCGCCAGCCTCGGCGCCAGCCACGCGGTCACCTTCGGGCTCAAGTACCCCGAGGCGGTGCACCGCATCCTCGGCATGAGCGGATTGTACGACCTCACCCGGATGACCGGCGGGTACGCCGACGACAACGTGTACCAGGTCAACCCGATGCAGTTCATGCCCCACGAGCACGACCCGGGCCGCCTCGCCGCCTTCCGGCGGCAGGACATCATCCTCGCCATCGGCCGCACCGACCCGATGTACCAGAACAACAGCGACTTCTCCGGGATCCTGTGGCAGAAGGGCATCGGCAACGCGCTCCGCGTCTGGGACGGCCACGCCCACGACTGGCCCTACTGGGAGCAGATGGTCCGGATCTACCTGCAGGGGCACGACTAG
- a CDS encoding ATP-grasp domain-containing protein, whose amino-acid sequence MIPHPPFASQLTLEEELARFERLKPRLRDVWQLLASDDDAPCTTVVVPSLTLDQRELAQLHGASFYEERLLFLLIRLRNPRAHVVYVTSQPVHPVILEYLLNLLLGIPASHARARLTMLCAFDGSPRPLTEKILERPRLIERIRCAIRNPAQAYLSVFNATPLERKLSVLLGIPLNGADPALAPLGSKSGSRKLFQEAGVACPAGYEDLRDDHDVLDALWSLRRERPQVRRAVIKLNEGFSGEGNATFRYPVAPDRMALERAFRRVSFVARGERRERFFAKFSEMGGIVEEFIEGAETRSPSAQLRTSPDGEVLPLSTHDQILDPETGQIFLGCRFPAADDYRQAVQEAGVAVGKALAAHGVVSRYGVDFMVRRAAPGAPWEVFAIEINLRLGGTTHPFLALRFLCGGALEPETGLYASTSGRHMYYRATDNLHASRYRGISPEDLLEIVTINQLNFSHRTETGVLFHMIGALSQYGKVGLTAIGNSHAEADAIYAHTLAVLEAETRYG is encoded by the coding sequence ATGATCCCCCATCCGCCGTTCGCCAGCCAGCTGACCCTCGAGGAGGAGCTTGCCCGCTTTGAGCGGCTCAAGCCCCGGCTGCGTGATGTCTGGCAACTGCTGGCCTCCGACGACGACGCGCCCTGCACCACGGTGGTGGTCCCCTCGCTCACGCTCGACCAGCGGGAGCTGGCGCAACTGCACGGGGCGAGCTTCTACGAGGAGCGGCTGCTCTTCCTGTTGATCCGGCTGCGCAATCCGCGGGCGCACGTGGTGTACGTGACCTCCCAGCCGGTGCACCCGGTCATCCTCGAGTACCTGCTCAACCTGCTGCTCGGCATCCCCGCCAGCCACGCGCGTGCCCGGCTCACCATGCTGTGCGCCTTCGACGGATCCCCCCGGCCGCTGACCGAAAAGATCCTGGAGCGGCCCCGGCTGATCGAACGGATCCGCTGCGCCATCCGCAACCCGGCCCAGGCCTACCTCTCGGTCTTCAATGCCACCCCGCTCGAGCGGAAGCTCTCGGTGCTGCTCGGCATCCCGCTCAACGGCGCCGATCCCGCGCTGGCGCCGCTCGGCAGCAAGTCGGGGAGCCGGAAGCTGTTCCAGGAGGCGGGGGTGGCCTGCCCCGCGGGGTACGAGGACCTGCGCGACGATCACGACGTGCTCGATGCCCTGTGGAGCCTCCGCCGGGAGCGCCCCCAGGTGCGCCGGGCGGTGATCAAGCTGAACGAGGGGTTCTCGGGCGAGGGCAACGCGACCTTCCGCTACCCCGTCGCGCCCGACCGGATGGCGCTGGAGCGCGCCTTCCGGCGGGTGAGCTTCGTGGCCCGCGGCGAACGGCGGGAGCGGTTCTTCGCCAAGTTCAGCGAGATGGGCGGGATCGTGGAGGAGTTCATCGAGGGCGCGGAGACCCGCTCCCCCAGCGCGCAGCTGCGCACCAGCCCCGACGGCGAGGTGCTGCCCCTCTCCACCCACGACCAGATCCTCGACCCCGAGACCGGCCAGATCTTCCTGGGCTGCCGTTTCCCGGCGGCCGACGACTACCGGCAGGCGGTGCAGGAGGCCGGGGTGGCGGTGGGCAAGGCCCTGGCCGCGCATGGCGTGGTGAGCCGGTATGGGGTGGACTTCATGGTGCGCCGGGCGGCGCCGGGCGCGCCCTGGGAGGTCTTCGCGATCGAGATCAACCTGCGGCTCGGCGGCACCACCCACCCGTTCCTGGCGCTGCGCTTCCTCTGCGGGGGCGCCCTGGAGCCGGAGACCGGCCTCTACGCCTCCACCAGCGGCCGGCACATGTACTACCGGGCCACCGACAACCTGCACGCCAGCCGCTACCGCGGGATCTCGCCGGAGGACCTGCTGGAGATCGTCACGATCAATCAGCTCAACTTCAGCCATCGCACCGAGACCGGCGTCCTGTTCCACATGATCGGGGCGCTGAGCCAGTACGGGAAGGTGGGGCTCACCGCCATCGGCAACAGCCACGCCGAGGCCGACGCGATCTACGCCCACACCCTCGCGGTGCTCGAGGCCGAAACGCGCTACGGCTGA